The region CTTCGAATGTTGATCTTTTCCGACATCGATTTTCTTTAATGGTCTGAAAAGTAAAGGATGATGGCTAATAATAAGATTGCATTTTAGTTTTATCGCTTCGTTAACAACATCTTCGTTAACATCTAAACAAAGTAGAATGTTTGATACTTCTCTTTGTAACGATCCAACCTGTAAACCAACATTGTCCTTTTCCCAGGCTATGGATTTAGGTGCCCAGTCTTCTATAATTTTTGCAATACTTTCACATCTCATAAAATCAAAAAAAAATGCACCCTTTTTTGGCTTGGGTGCATTTCTTAAAATTTTCTGGTCTTCGCATTCAGACCGCAAGGGTCATTTTTAACGAGGAATTTTAATTTTTTCGGGTTTAATCTTCTCATATTTAAGTGTTGAAATATATATCTATCCGATCTAATAAACAATTTTTAATTGCTTTAAATCAAGGCTCCACCCATTTTCCATCTTCTTTTATCAGTTTAACTAATTCATCAACAGCATTATTTGCCGGAATATTACGTTTTACAATATTTTTTTCCCGATAAAGAGTAATTTTATCAACTCCAGCTCCAACATAACCATAATCCGCATCAGCCATTTCTCCAGGACCATTTACAATACAACCCATAATTGCAATCTTTAATCCTTTCAGATGTTCTGTCCGTTTTCGAATCATCTCAGTTGTTTCCTGCAAGTCAAATAAAGTTCTGCCGCACGAAGGGCATGCAATATATTCTGTTTTTGATATTCTTTGTCGTGCTGCCTGCAGTATATTGAATAATAACCTGTTAATTATTTTTTCTTTGGTTTCAGATTTTTTAATAAAACTTTTTACATAAACACCGGAATTTTCAGATTTTATCTCATCAACAGATAACCAGACACCATCACCAAAGCCATCAATCATTAATGCTCCAAAATCCGTTGCTGAATAAAGCTGCAGATTTTCAGATGTTATGTTGAGATAATCCCGTTTAATTATTATCGGATTCTGAACATCATTTAATAACAAATCAAAAAGCACTCTGCGCTGCTCAGCCATTCCTGCAAGGTTTTTTGTTTCCAGACTAAGCACAACAGTTTTATCATTTTTTACTTTATCTAAAAAGGATTTTGAAGAATCATCGATAGTCATTGAAACAAAATTCAGCTCGCTTGATTTTACAGCAGCATTCAGGAATTGTTGTGCAGTATAGATTGGATAGCTGTTATAAGTGTTCTTCAAATCTTTCCATATCTCAAAATCATAAATTACATTTAAGCCATTCGGACAATCAAATGGCAGAATATTTTTTTTGAGATATATTAAATCAGCCGCTGTATCTGATAGATTCCATTTATCACTTTGTTCATCATAAGTGTATCCAATATCAATTAAATCTCTTTGTGAAGAAATTTTTCTTGAACTGTAATCGGCAACAACTCTTGGAACATTGCCATGCCCGATTGATAGAACATTAAATGACTTTCTTTTATTATAATTGAAAGGGTCGATAGGTGATTCATCAATTTCTTTAATAGGTTTATGATCATCTCTTTTTTTATATCTGTTTGCAATAGCAATTGCAACCGGTGCTTCAAATTCAGGATCTTCTGTTAAAGAAACACGTATAGTATCTCCGATTCCATCTTCGAGTAAAGCTCCTATTCCAAGTGAGGACTTTATTCTCCCGTCCTCTCCGCCGCCGGCTTCTGTAACGCCAAGGTGAAGCGGATAGTTCATTTCTTCAGCTTCCATTTTATTTATTAATAATCTGTAAGCCTGAACCATAACCTGCGGGTTGCTTGCTTTCATTGAAAGAACGATGTTGTGGAAGTTTTCGTCTTCGCATATTCTTAAAAATTCTAATGCAGATTCAACCATTCCGAGCGGTGTATCGCCATAACGACTCATAATTCTATCTGACAAAGAGCCATGATTTGTTCCGATACGCATAGCAGTGCCGTACTCTTTGCAAATCTTTACAAGCGGAGTAAACCTTTCTCTTATTCTGTCAATCTCTTCCTGATATTCAACATCTGTGTATTCAATCAGATCAAATTTTTTTTTATCAATATAATTACCGGGGTTAATGCGTACCTTCTCAACAATTCGTGCAGCCATTTCGGCAGCATTTGGAGTAAAATGAATATCTGCAATCAGCGGGACATTATAACCGCGTAAACGAAGTTCCTTTTTTATTTCCTCAAGATTTTTTGCTTCGTTAATACTTGGAGCAGTTATTCTTACATATTCGCATCCAGCTTTTACCATTCTGATTGTTTGCTCAACTGTTGCAATCGTATTCATAGTATCGGTTGTTGTCATTGATTGAATGCGTATTGGATTATTTCCTCCGAGCGGGATATTTCCTATAAAAACTTCTCTTGTAGTATATCTTGAGTATTTTGTTAAGCTATTACAGTAATGTTTTATGTTCTTTACAATTTCTTCCATAGTATTTTCTTATTTTTATAAACAAAGCAATTATTAAATCAATTTAGTTCTGTTTTAAATATAAAAATAATTCAGCCTACACTAAAAGCCTTAAATCATGTGTCTTAATCTTATTATATTTGGATATGCGAATCTCAGAATCGAAAATAGAAGAAATAAGAAACTCAGTAAGTATTGTTGATGTAATATCAGAATATGTTCAATTAAGAAAACGCGGAAAAAACTTTGTAGGATTATGTCCGTTTCATAACGAAAAAACTCCATCATTTACTGTTACAGAAGAAAAGCAGATATTTCACTGTTTCGGATGTCATACAGGCGGAAATGTTTTTAAGTTTCTCATGGAATACAGAAAAATTTCTTTTATTGAAGCAGTACAGGAAATTGCGGAACAGCAGGGCATTGAGATTAGTTATGATGATGAAGGTTACAACGAGAAGCAATCCGAACAGGAAATTCTGTACGATATAAATACTGAAGCTGCACGATATTTTTTTAATAATTTATTAAATGATCAGGAAGGCGAGGCAGCCAGAGAATATTTTAAAAACCGAAATCTCAAAATTCAAACAATGCGGGCATTTGGTTTAGGCTATGCAATTAACGGATACGAAAATCTTGTAAACTTTCTCAAAGAAAAAAACATCGATCTTGAAAAGGCATTACAACTTGGATTAATCGGACAATACAAAGACGGAAGAATCTATGATAAACTGC is a window of Ignavibacterium sp. DNA encoding:
- the ispG gene encoding (E)-4-hydroxy-3-methylbut-2-enyl-diphosphate synthase, with the translated sequence MEEIVKNIKHYCNSLTKYSRYTTREVFIGNIPLGGNNPIRIQSMTTTDTMNTIATVEQTIRMVKAGCEYVRITAPSINEAKNLEEIKKELRLRGYNVPLIADIHFTPNAAEMAARIVEKVRINPGNYIDKKKFDLIEYTDVEYQEEIDRIRERFTPLVKICKEYGTAMRIGTNHGSLSDRIMSRYGDTPLGMVESALEFLRICEDENFHNIVLSMKASNPQVMVQAYRLLINKMEAEEMNYPLHLGVTEAGGGEDGRIKSSLGIGALLEDGIGDTIRVSLTEDPEFEAPVAIAIANRYKKRDDHKPIKEIDESPIDPFNYNKRKSFNVLSIGHGNVPRVVADYSSRKISSQRDLIDIGYTYDEQSDKWNLSDTAADLIYLKKNILPFDCPNGLNVIYDFEIWKDLKNTYNSYPIYTAQQFLNAAVKSSELNFVSMTIDDSSKSFLDKVKNDKTVVLSLETKNLAGMAEQRRVLFDLLLNDVQNPIIIKRDYLNITSENLQLYSATDFGALMIDGFGDGVWLSVDEIKSENSGVYVKSFIKKSETKEKIINRLLFNILQAARQRISKTEYIACPSCGRTLFDLQETTEMIRKRTEHLKGLKIAIMGCIVNGPGEMADADYGYVGAGVDKITLYREKNIVKRNIPANNAVDELVKLIKEDGKWVEP